A window of Sutcliffiella cohnii contains these coding sequences:
- a CDS encoding Crp/Fnr family transcriptional regulator, producing the protein MLTKNKSFYESYETLKELINLIDHTVKVEKECFLFQEGMPAKEIYIVRSGKILVSKVAADGKELTMRICGKDEIVGELTLFTDDARYILNAKAMEHCEVGVIKKDVLEEEFLHNNQLAFEFMKWMSDHFRRTQTKFRDLILIGKKGALYTTLIRMTNSYGVPSSNGILIDMHLTNQTLANFCGTTRESVNRMLSELKKNKIISIARGRITIHDLEYLKAEVNCEGCPIKYCTIE; encoded by the coding sequence ATGTTAACGAAAAATAAATCTTTTTACGAAAGCTATGAAACGTTAAAAGAACTTATTAACTTAATTGACCATACAGTTAAAGTGGAAAAAGAATGTTTTTTATTCCAAGAAGGGATGCCTGCTAAAGAAATATATATCGTACGCTCTGGAAAAATTTTAGTTAGTAAAGTAGCAGCTGATGGAAAAGAACTGACTATGCGTATTTGTGGAAAAGATGAAATTGTCGGTGAGCTTACTTTATTTACGGATGATGCGAGATATATTTTAAATGCAAAAGCAATGGAACATTGTGAAGTTGGTGTCATCAAAAAAGATGTATTAGAAGAAGAGTTTCTTCACAACAATCAATTAGCCTTTGAATTTATGAAATGGATGAGTGATCATTTTAGAAGAACACAGACAAAGTTTCGCGATTTAATATTAATAGGAAAAAAAGGAGCGCTATATACAACGTTAATTCGCATGACAAATAGCTATGGAGTTCCTTCAAGTAATGGCATTTTAATTGATATGCATTTAACAAACCAAACGCTAGCCAATTTCTGCGGGACAACGAGGGAAAGCGTAAACCGTATGCTGTCTGAGTTAAAGAAAAATAAAATAATCTCTATTGCTAGAGGAAGAATTACGATTCATGATCTTGAATATTTAAAAGCTGAAGTAAACTGTGAAGGCTGTCCAATTAAGTACTGTACAATTGAATAA
- the mobB gene encoding molybdopterin-guanine dinucleotide biosynthesis protein B produces MNIIQVVGYKNSGKTTLVEKIIRYFTKNGLQIGSIKHHGHGGKLESVEGTDSVRHQKAGALLSTVQGDGEVQLFAHGEEWSLAKIVQLYEFLNVRKVIIEGYKKEGYPKIVLIKNDNDLNMLDELSNIIAVICWDNVVFKNNNGIPTFYLEEDERFIHWLWEEVSKENE; encoded by the coding sequence ATGAATATTATTCAAGTTGTAGGCTATAAAAATAGTGGAAAAACAACGCTCGTTGAAAAAATAATTCGTTATTTTACAAAAAATGGTCTTCAAATTGGTTCAATTAAACATCATGGACACGGTGGTAAATTGGAAAGTGTGGAAGGGACAGATTCGGTACGTCACCAAAAAGCAGGAGCGCTTTTATCGACTGTTCAAGGGGACGGAGAAGTTCAACTATTTGCCCATGGTGAGGAATGGAGTTTAGCCAAAATTGTTCAACTGTATGAGTTTTTAAACGTTCGTAAAGTTATTATTGAAGGGTATAAAAAAGAGGGTTATCCGAAAATAGTTTTAATAAAAAATGACAATGACTTAAACATGCTTGATGAATTATCGAACATTATAGCAGTAATATGCTGGGACAACGTAGTGTTTAAAAACAACAATGGAATACCGACGTTTTATCTAGAGGAAGATGAACGGTTTATACATTGGTTATGGGAGGAAGTGTCAAAGGAAAATGAGTAA
- a CDS encoding YwiC-like family protein, which produces MKLVLPKQHGAWAMLLIPFLLSAFIGNASILHIPLFLGWLLLYLSTYPLLMAIKKKKPSLHWKWFFYYAFPALLFLIIVLYYHFPLFYFGVSLIPFFLINIYFARQKNERALLNDISAIIVFCIAGLASYHVGVEGIDRTAWLLFMFNFLFFVGSTFYVKTMIREKNNRKYLFISWGYHIIAVVGMLFINPLLIIAFIPSLFRAFYFYGKSLSIMKLGIYEIINSALFFFTILLVFLK; this is translated from the coding sequence ATGAAGCTTGTTTTACCTAAACAGCATGGTGCGTGGGCTATGCTACTTATTCCTTTTTTACTAAGTGCTTTTATAGGTAATGCATCTATTTTGCATATACCGTTATTTTTAGGATGGCTACTTCTTTATTTATCAACATATCCATTATTAATGGCAATAAAGAAGAAAAAGCCGTCCCTACATTGGAAATGGTTTTTCTATTATGCCTTTCCTGCCTTACTTTTTCTTATAATCGTTTTATACTATCATTTCCCGTTATTTTATTTTGGAGTAAGTTTAATTCCGTTTTTTCTCATAAACATATATTTTGCTAGACAAAAAAACGAGCGTGCCCTACTAAATGATATTAGCGCTATTATCGTTTTTTGTATTGCTGGATTGGCGAGCTATCACGTTGGTGTTGAAGGTATTGATCGTACTGCATGGCTTCTTTTTATGTTTAACTTCTTATTTTTTGTAGGAAGTACTTTTTATGTAAAGACGATGATTAGAGAAAAAAATAACCGGAAATATTTATTTATTTCGTGGGGCTATCACATCATCGCAGTGGTGGGGATGCTATTCATAAATCCGTTGCTTATAATTGCATTTATTCCAAGTCTTTTCCGTGCATTTTACTTTTATGGGAAAAGTTTGTCAATAATGAAGTTAGGTATTTATGAAATTATAAACTCTGCTTTATTTTTCTTTACGATTTTATTAGTTTTTCTTAAGTAG
- a CDS encoding MoeB/ThiF family adenylyltransferase, translated as MRYSRQELFTPIGKEGQKKIRDKHVLVVGAGALGSANAEMLVRAGIGKLTIVDRDYVDWTNLQRQQLYKEENVVEQLPKAVAAERRLREINSEVEIVPHVMDADRETLEPLVGDVSVIVDGTDNFDIRFIVNDLAQKHNIPWVFGSCVGSYGMNFTFIPGKTPCLQCLLKTIPMSGMTCDTVGILSPVVQIVSSYQVAETLKILTENDEAIRDTLLTFDVWQNDFFTMKVQNAKSNDCHSCGKVRTYPYLRYENATKAEVLCGRNTVQIRPKTIGEINLDELYNKLTKLGKCERNPYLVSIMDGDLKVVFFYDGRAFIHGTNDMIKAKSVYYKYIG; from the coding sequence ATGAGATATTCTCGTCAAGAGCTATTTACTCCTATCGGAAAAGAAGGGCAAAAAAAGATAAGAGATAAACATGTGCTCGTTGTAGGAGCAGGTGCTTTAGGAAGTGCCAACGCAGAAATGTTAGTTCGAGCAGGGATTGGCAAATTAACGATTGTCGATCGTGACTACGTTGACTGGACAAATTTACAACGACAGCAATTATATAAGGAAGAAAATGTTGTGGAGCAATTACCAAAAGCGGTTGCTGCCGAAAGAAGATTAAGAGAAATAAATTCAGAAGTAGAAATTGTCCCCCATGTTATGGATGCTGATAGAGAAACGTTAGAACCACTAGTCGGTGACGTAAGTGTTATCGTCGATGGAACTGATAATTTTGATATAAGGTTTATTGTCAATGATCTAGCACAAAAACATAACATTCCTTGGGTATTTGGTTCATGTGTTGGAAGTTACGGGATGAATTTTACGTTTATTCCAGGAAAAACTCCGTGTTTACAATGCTTGTTAAAAACGATTCCAATGTCAGGAATGACTTGTGATACTGTAGGTATACTTAGTCCAGTGGTACAAATAGTATCTTCGTATCAAGTAGCAGAAACGTTAAAGATTTTAACAGAAAATGATGAGGCTATTCGTGATACATTATTAACGTTTGATGTATGGCAAAATGACTTCTTTACGATGAAAGTACAAAATGCGAAAAGTAATGATTGCCATTCTTGCGGGAAAGTTCGAACTTATCCATATTTACGTTATGAAAACGCGACAAAAGCAGAGGTGCTTTGTGGAAGAAATACAGTACAAATTCGCCCTAAAACGATAGGGGAAATTAATTTAGACGAACTGTATAACAAGCTCACGAAGCTAGGTAAGTGTGAAAGAAATCCATATTTAGTTTCCATTATGGATGGAGATTTAAAAGTGGTGTTTTTCTATGACGGTAGAGCGTTTATTCACGGAACAAATGATATGATAAAAGCAAAAAGTGTTTATTATAAATATATCGGATAG
- the ric gene encoding iron-sulfur cluster repair di-iron protein, with translation MEQIFHEQSIVGDIVTKFPKAGDYFKSVRIDFCCGGNRPLIEAVLERNLEIQDVLSSLSNMYMDAKQRNELGTDWDQASCEDIIDIIIQKHHQFLQEELPALSPYVTKVFRVHGQHHTHLKEVHSLFHELKTELEQHTIKEETEVFPAIIEAERENVETASAELLEHIKHLEDEHDHAGDIIKKLREITNDFTPPEGACGTYQLVYRRLAGIEDDLFKHIHLENNILFPKAKERWIS, from the coding sequence ATGGAACAAATCTTTCATGAACAATCTATCGTAGGTGATATTGTTACAAAGTTTCCGAAAGCCGGTGATTATTTTAAAAGTGTTCGAATAGATTTTTGTTGTGGTGGTAACCGCCCTTTAATAGAAGCTGTACTAGAGAGAAATCTAGAAATACAAGATGTATTATCTAGTCTATCCAATATGTATATGGATGCAAAACAACGGAATGAATTAGGTACAGATTGGGATCAAGCATCTTGTGAAGATATTATAGATATTATTATTCAGAAACATCATCAATTTTTGCAAGAAGAGCTGCCTGCTCTTAGCCCTTATGTTACAAAAGTATTTAGAGTCCATGGGCAACATCATACACATTTAAAAGAAGTTCATAGCTTATTCCATGAACTTAAAACAGAACTAGAACAACATACAATAAAAGAAGAAACGGAAGTGTTTCCAGCTATCATTGAAGCAGAAAGAGAAAATGTGGAAACAGCTTCCGCTGAACTTCTAGAACATATTAAACATTTAGAAGATGAACATGATCACGCTGGTGACATTATAAAGAAATTAAGAGAGATTACGAATGATTTCACTCCACCAGAAGGGGCATGCGGCACTTACCAACTAGTATATCGCCGTTTAGCTGGCATTGAGGATGATTTGTTTAAACATATTCATTTAGAAAATAACATATTGTTCCCAAAAGCAAAAGAACGTTGGATTTCTTGA
- a CDS encoding nucleotidyltransferase domain-containing protein: protein MKNRLEPIEAATCFIEKYFSNCQGAILAGSVVRGQATETSDLDIVIFDENLTSSYRESLIEFGWNIELFVHNLTSYRFFFESDCKAARPSMPTMVSEGKILKDTGILTEIKKEAKELLNQGPKEWSKDTIDMKRYFITDALDDLIGCQNRGEGIFVASKLGELVSEFILRSNRKWIGSSKWVVRSLVQHDKELANEFVEAFDTFYKTNDIHKIVSFIDKVLKPYGGRFFEGFSIGKTKKNSD from the coding sequence ATGAAAAATAGACTAGAGCCGATAGAAGCAGCCACTTGCTTTATTGAAAAGTACTTTTCAAATTGTCAGGGAGCTATTTTAGCAGGAAGTGTTGTTCGTGGACAAGCAACGGAAACTTCTGATTTAGATATTGTAATTTTTGATGAAAATTTAACTTCTTCATATCGTGAGTCGCTCATTGAATTTGGTTGGAACATTGAACTGTTTGTACATAATTTAACATCTTATCGGTTCTTTTTTGAAAGTGATTGTAAGGCAGCTAGACCTAGTATGCCAACAATGGTAAGTGAAGGAAAGATTTTAAAAGATACTGGTATTTTGACAGAAATAAAAAAAGAAGCAAAAGAGTTGTTGAATCAAGGACCAAAAGAGTGGTCAAAAGATACGATTGATATGAAGCGATATTTTATTACAGATGCGTTAGATGATTTAATCGGTTGCCAAAACAGAGGCGAAGGGATTTTTGTTGCTAGTAAACTCGGTGAACTAGTAAGTGAGTTCATTCTACGCAGTAACCGTAAATGGATAGGTTCATCAAAATGGGTTGTCCGTTCCTTAGTTCAGCACGATAAGGAACTTGCAAACGAATTTGTTGAAGCCTTCGATACGTTTTATAAAACAAACGATATTCATAAAATAGTGAGCTTTATTGATAAAGTTCTTAAACCTTACGGTGGAAGGTTCTTTGAAGGTTTTTCTATTGGAAAAACAAAAAAAAATTCCGATTAA
- a CDS encoding hemerythrin domain-containing protein: MQQCGMFNDLNREPIQLSQGLQLLKSEHGPLNEAKAEMNNLARDYAQNTEPSQYKKSLLHLRTIVTNFFDELHVHSEKEEGYLFKMMEKYIGKESGPLVVMEYEHDEAKRNIHEFLARTENITEPIQPETFEKLLIHVMTTYDVLTSHFMKEEQVLFPMAEQYLTVEEKELLLERVK, from the coding sequence ATGCAACAATGTGGAATGTTTAACGATTTAAACAGGGAGCCTATCCAATTATCTCAAGGTTTGCAGTTACTAAAATCTGAACATGGTCCATTAAATGAAGCGAAGGCAGAAATGAATAATCTTGCTAGAGACTACGCTCAAAATACAGAGCCAAGTCAATACAAGAAGTCTTTATTGCACTTAAGAACGATTGTTACTAACTTTTTTGATGAATTACACGTTCATTCGGAAAAAGAAGAAGGATATCTTTTTAAAATGATGGAAAAGTATATCGGAAAAGAGTCTGGACCACTAGTTGTAATGGAATATGAACATGATGAAGCGAAGCGTAATATTCACGAGTTTCTTGCTCGTACTGAAAATATTACAGAACCTATTCAGCCTGAAACATTCGAAAAGCTTCTAATTCACGTAATGACAACTTATGACGTACTAACATCTCACTTTATGAAGGAAGAACAAGTGTTGTTCCCAATGGCAGAGCAATATTTAACAGTAGAAGAAAAAGAACTCTTATTAGAACGAGTAAAATAA
- a CDS encoding molybdenum cofactor biosynthesis protein MoaE, with product MSKMFEITDKPISMEDIVKKVERREAGAITTFIGTVREFTKGKRTLYLKYEAYVPMAEKKLAEIGSEIKEKWPDAHVAISHRIGKLDIKDIAVVIAVSTPHRKDAYEANEYAIERIKQIVPIWKKEHWEDGDMWIGDQLETTSYPSGKPEGLE from the coding sequence ATGAGTAAAATGTTTGAGATAACAGATAAGCCGATCTCGATGGAAGATATAGTAAAAAAGGTAGAGCGAAGAGAAGCTGGCGCAATTACAACGTTTATCGGTACAGTTAGAGAATTTACGAAAGGTAAACGAACGCTCTATTTAAAATACGAGGCATATGTACCTATGGCAGAAAAAAAACTTGCAGAGATTGGTTCAGAGATAAAAGAGAAGTGGCCAGATGCTCATGTAGCCATTTCACATAGAATTGGTAAGCTCGACATTAAAGATATTGCAGTAGTAATAGCGGTTTCGACGCCACATCGTAAAGATGCATATGAAGCTAATGAATACGCAATCGAAAGAATTAAACAAATTGTACCGATTTGGAAAAAGGAACATTGGGAAGACGGAGATATGTGGATTGGAGATCAATTAGAAACTACGAGTTACCCAAGTGGAAAACCGGAGGGATTAGAATGA
- a CDS encoding molybdenum cofactor guanylyltransferase, which produces MSITGLLLAGGKSSRFGTPKALATYKNKLLYQYSFEALQVVTNQIVTISVPHLQKTFQKQGRLVVVDRNEVKGKGPLAGIYTGMNSIKSDWYVVIPCDMPLIDGKVLNKIVDARMEKYDAIIPKVFGKVQPLVGVYHCRTAPIIQSFLQKDNLKVMALVNELYVKYLDEHDLQLSENIFQNINYQEDLKRIGKS; this is translated from the coding sequence ATGAGTATTACAGGATTGCTACTTGCTGGTGGGAAATCGAGTCGATTTGGCACACCAAAGGCACTTGCTACGTACAAAAATAAGCTATTGTATCAATATTCTTTTGAAGCGTTACAAGTAGTAACAAATCAAATTGTTACAATTAGTGTTCCACATTTACAAAAAACATTTCAAAAACAAGGGAGATTGGTCGTTGTAGATAGGAATGAAGTGAAAGGAAAGGGTCCATTAGCAGGTATATACACTGGTATGAATTCAATTAAATCGGATTGGTATGTAGTTATACCTTGTGATATGCCGCTTATTGATGGAAAAGTATTAAATAAAATAGTGGATGCTAGGATGGAAAAGTATGATGCCATTATTCCGAAAGTGTTTGGAAAAGTTCAACCGTTAGTAGGGGTGTACCATTGTAGAACGGCACCAATTATACAATCCTTTTTGCAGAAGGATAATTTAAAAGTAATGGCTTTGGTAAACGAGCTTTACGTAAAATATTTAGATGAGCATGACCTTCAGTTAAGTGAAAATATATTCCAAAATATAAATTATCAAGAAGACTTAAAACGAATAGGCAAGTCTTGA
- a CDS encoding TIGR04053 family radical SAM/SPASM domain-containing protein: MWDKDFNENPFIVIWELTRACQLNCLHCRAEAQYKRDPRELSFEEAKKLIDEIYEMDNPLLVFTGGDPLMRPDVFEIGKYAIEKGVRVSMTPSATPNVTKEAIQKAKEIGLARWAFSLDGPTAEIHDHFRGTSGSFQLTMDAISYLKELEIPLQINTVISNYNIHVLDEMLELVEQLGCVLWSVFFLVPTGRGQEKDMISPVEHERVFRWLYAASKRVPFDIKTTAAQHYRRVVLLEKRKEARNKEQVIQYEHVLKDGTTGLIDGLGRAPKGVNDGNGFVFISHIGDVYPSGLLPVKGGNVRETPLATIYRESPIFQQLRDPNLYKGKCGVCEFRFVCGGSRSRAYAATGDYLESEPYCVYIPEVLRKKKEESNWA; this comes from the coding sequence ATGTGGGATAAAGACTTTAATGAAAATCCATTCATAGTTATTTGGGAATTAACACGTGCATGCCAGTTAAATTGTCTACATTGTCGAGCAGAAGCTCAATACAAAAGGGATCCAAGAGAATTATCCTTTGAAGAAGCAAAAAAATTAATTGATGAAATATACGAAATGGATAACCCGCTTTTAGTATTTACTGGTGGAGATCCATTAATGAGACCTGACGTTTTTGAGATTGGGAAATATGCTATCGAAAAAGGTGTGCGTGTTTCCATGACACCTAGTGCCACCCCAAATGTAACGAAAGAAGCTATCCAGAAGGCGAAAGAGATAGGATTAGCTAGATGGGCGTTTAGTTTAGATGGCCCGACAGCGGAAATTCATGATCATTTTCGCGGTACGAGTGGTTCCTTTCAGCTAACAATGGATGCAATTTCGTATTTAAAAGAGTTGGAAATACCGTTGCAAATAAATACGGTCATATCGAATTATAATATACATGTATTGGATGAAATGCTGGAATTAGTAGAACAATTAGGTTGTGTTTTATGGAGTGTGTTTTTTCTTGTACCAACAGGTCGCGGACAAGAAAAGGATATGATTTCACCAGTAGAACATGAGCGAGTATTTCGTTGGCTTTATGCAGCAAGTAAAAGAGTGCCGTTTGACATAAAAACGACAGCTGCTCAACATTACAGAAGAGTAGTGTTGCTGGAAAAGAGAAAAGAAGCTCGAAATAAGGAGCAAGTCATTCAATATGAACATGTGTTGAAGGATGGAACTACTGGTTTAATTGATGGACTCGGTCGTGCTCCTAAAGGTGTTAATGATGGTAACGGTTTTGTTTTTATTTCTCATATCGGCGATGTATATCCGAGCGGATTACTTCCCGTTAAGGGCGGAAACGTACGTGAAACACCGTTAGCAACTATTTATCGTGAATCTCCAATTTTCCAACAGTTAAGAGATCCTAACCTTTACAAAGGGAAATGTGGAGTGTGTGAATTTCGTTTCGTATGTGGCGGTTCAAGATCGAGAGCGTATGCGGCTACAGGTGATTATTTAGAAAGCGAACCGTATTGTGTTTATATACCAGAAGTGTTGAGAAAGAAAAAGGAAGAAAGCAATTGGGCTTAG
- a CDS encoding respiratory nitrate reductase subunit gamma gives MMNMVDIILWVIVPYLMVAIVVMSFIWRCDFSNNEKPKRGFKLKGSLIGFLISGLLLFLSADMSNIFSLLYEWLYGLLTLNPNMDQLATYPLLYIIHWIFGSLLIMNFLETIASKVKIGRKRIYIIEKLS, from the coding sequence ATGATGAATATGGTTGATATCATTCTATGGGTTATTGTTCCGTACTTAATGGTTGCTATTGTAGTTATGTCTTTTATTTGGAGATGTGACTTCAGTAACAATGAAAAACCGAAAAGAGGCTTTAAGTTGAAAGGAAGTTTAATTGGTTTTCTTATAAGTGGATTACTGTTATTTTTAAGTGCAGATATGAGCAATATATTTTCCTTGCTATACGAGTGGTTATACGGTCTTTTAACGCTAAACCCTAACATGGATCAACTCGCAACCTATCCTTTACTTTACATCATTCACTGGATTTTTGGCTCTTTGCTTATTATGAATTTCCTGGAAACAATAGCTTCAAAAGTGAAAATCGGAAGAAAAAGAATATATATTATAGAAAAGTTATCGTAA
- a CDS encoding Crp/Fnr family transcriptional regulator, producing MPDKLSKELKQFLYTFEKKINIKKGTYLFHEGETANEIYLILSGKVQMSKITPDGQELTMRLCSEDDIVGELTLFTDGALYLLNAKVMEDGTAIVIPKDELEIGVANDSKIAVELMKWMSIHFRKTQTKFRDLVLKGKKGGLYSTLIRMTNSYGVMKPNGILIDTPLTNQDLANYCGTSREVVNRMLSELKKNEILSVEKGKITIHDLNFLKLEIDCENCPVELCSID from the coding sequence ATGCCTGACAAACTTTCAAAAGAGCTGAAACAATTCCTTTATACATTTGAAAAGAAAATTAACATAAAAAAAGGTACTTACCTGTTTCATGAAGGTGAAACAGCTAATGAAATATATTTAATCCTTAGTGGAAAAGTTCAAATGAGTAAAATTACACCTGATGGACAAGAGCTTACGATGCGTTTATGTAGTGAAGACGATATTGTCGGTGAACTAACGCTATTTACGGATGGTGCACTTTATTTGCTTAACGCTAAAGTTATGGAAGACGGAACAGCAATTGTAATTCCAAAAGATGAACTAGAAATAGGTGTTGCTAACGATAGTAAAATTGCTGTAGAGCTGATGAAATGGATGAGTATCCATTTTCGAAAAACACAAACAAAATTCCGTGACCTCGTTTTAAAAGGGAAAAAAGGTGGCTTATATTCGACATTAATACGAATGACTAATAGCTACGGTGTAATGAAACCGAACGGTATATTAATTGATACACCACTTACAAACCAAGATTTGGCTAACTACTGCGGTACATCTCGAGAAGTTGTTAATCGGATGTTAAGCGAGCTTAAGAAAAATGAAATCCTTTCTGTTGAAAAAGGAAAAATAACCATCCATGATCTAAACTTTTTAAAACTTGAGATCGACTGTGAAAATTGTCCCGTTGAATTATGTAGCATTGACTAG
- the moaD gene encoding molybdopterin converting factor subunit 1 — MIKVLLFSYLQEAAGAGQLEIDSEQLTVLQLKEKLNKEYELTNLQQVMVAINEEYATDEQIIASGDTVALIPPVSGG, encoded by the coding sequence ATGATAAAAGTTTTACTGTTTTCATATTTACAAGAGGCAGCTGGTGCAGGACAGCTTGAAATAGACTCAGAGCAATTAACCGTATTACAACTAAAGGAAAAGTTGAATAAGGAGTATGAGCTTACAAATCTACAACAAGTAATGGTCGCGATAAATGAAGAATATGCAACGGATGAACAAATAATAGCTTCAGGTGATACAGTTGCTTTAATACCTCCAGTAAGCGGCGGTTAA
- the glp gene encoding gephyrin-like molybdotransferase Glp: MTVETRKPIPVKEAIRKVMKFAEIGSNEEVLLPDSYGRYLAEDLIASHDVPPFHKSPYDGFAIRAIDSKEASQLNEIEFKVIDEIGAGFVTTKKVGPFEAVRIMTGAQMPYECDAVVMLELTKEYERDGKKYMSIKRSFRSGDNVSFQGEDTKKGTPLVEKGTRINPGVQALLATFGYEKVRVSKKPLIGIFATGTELLEVNEPLVPGKIRNSNAYMVQGQVIRSGATFRYFGKLNDQLDECFEAIKNALDEVDILITTGGVSVGDYDYLPAIYERLGANVLFNKIGMRPGSVTTVAELNGKLLFGLSGNPSACYVGYELFVRPVVKTMLRSYTPYLQSVDAILEEDFPKPNPFTRFVRGAATFKEGHLVVKTSGLDKSNVVTSLSGANVLIVLPGGTRGFTKGDKVTILLLEEEQGTNTLWAEK, from the coding sequence TTGACTGTTGAAACAAGAAAGCCAATTCCAGTAAAAGAAGCAATACGAAAAGTGATGAAATTCGCTGAAATAGGGAGCAACGAAGAGGTGCTTCTACCGGATAGCTATGGAAGATATTTAGCGGAAGATTTAATCGCAAGTCACGATGTACCGCCATTCCATAAGTCTCCCTATGATGGTTTTGCGATAAGAGCAATAGATTCAAAGGAAGCTTCACAACTTAATGAAATAGAATTTAAAGTAATAGATGAAATTGGAGCGGGATTTGTTACGACCAAAAAAGTTGGGCCATTTGAGGCTGTTCGTATTATGACAGGTGCACAAATGCCATATGAATGTGATGCTGTTGTGATGCTAGAGTTAACGAAAGAATATGAACGGGACGGCAAAAAATATATGAGCATTAAACGCTCTTTCCGTTCAGGTGATAATGTGTCCTTTCAAGGAGAAGATACGAAGAAAGGCACACCTTTAGTGGAAAAAGGGACACGTATTAATCCTGGAGTTCAAGCACTGTTAGCAACTTTTGGATATGAAAAAGTTCGCGTTAGTAAGAAGCCATTAATAGGTATTTTTGCTACAGGAACGGAACTATTGGAAGTGAACGAACCGTTAGTACCAGGGAAAATTAGGAACAGTAACGCTTATATGGTACAAGGACAAGTTATAAGAAGTGGGGCTACGTTTCGATACTTTGGAAAGCTGAACGATCAATTGGATGAATGCTTTGAGGCTATAAAAAATGCACTAGACGAAGTAGATATATTAATAACAACTGGTGGCGTTTCAGTAGGTGACTACGACTATTTACCAGCAATTTATGAGCGACTTGGTGCGAACGTGTTATTTAATAAAATTGGGATGAGGCCAGGAAGTGTAACAACGGTAGCAGAATTAAATGGGAAACTACTATTTGGACTTTCGGGCAATCCATCTGCTTGTTATGTAGGGTACGAGCTTTTCGTCAGACCTGTAGTTAAAACGATGTTACGCTCCTATACTCCATACTTACAGTCGGTTGATGCGATTTTAGAAGAAGATTTTCCTAAACCAAATCCGTTTACTAGATTTGTACGTGGTGCGGCTACTTTTAAAGAGGGTCACTTAGTAGTAAAAACAAGTGGTCTTGATAAATCGAACGTTGTTACCTCGCTTTCTGGTGCAAATGTATTGATCGTATTACCAGGTGGGACTCGAGGGTTTACGAAGGGTGACAAAGTAACGATCCTTCTATTAGAAGAGGAGCAAGGGACAAATACGCTATGGGCGGAAAAATGA